ATGAGACCTTGAACAGAATGAACCAGCCGAGATGTGGCAATCCCGACAAAACGCTGGCCAAAAACCTCACTACCCTGACCCTGGGCGAACTGTTGACAGGCTCGGCAAACAAAGGGAACACTTCGTCCAACGACTCGTCTAATGCCGCAGAGGATGCGTCGGCTGGTCACGAGCGCCGCCGTCGTAGCGTCCTTGAAAAGTGGAAAGAAAGGCAGCAGCAGCACAGGACTAAGGATAAGCGAGGGTATTTCCCTGGCAATGTGATCACGTGGAGACTGATGCAGGAAGGTTTTAGTATGCAGATGGAACAGGAGATGCAGCGCGTGGTCATACATCAAGCCTTTCGGATGTGGAGCGAGGTCATGAAGCCAATATTCAAAGAGGACACTCACAGTTTGAGGGTGGACGACGTGGACATTGTCATTGCATTTGGCAAGGGTGAGTCCTTCCTGCCGTATACTTGTACCAATTCGTTTAAGTTAATGAGCAATATACTGTGCACACCGGCGGTTAGAGTGCTTCCCCTTTCCTAACCCTGGTCTAGACGAATACGTGCTTCTTTCTTTATTATGATACGCTGTATCTGCATTTGCTTTTGATTGTCAGATTCTAGTTTGTCCCAAATGTCAGCACTTCCTACGACACTTTGAGCTGTAAGAAGTGCATGTAGTTCATTAAAGACTGACACGAGTATCTAATATTTCTTATTACCTTGTTCCACAGACCTATCGAACATTGCGGCGCCGAATGGTGAGTAGTTTACGTCGCCGTGTTTACGTTGGCTACTGTTCAAGTTAGATAATGGAAAGTGAATACCCATGATTAGGATTTACCTTAGAAAAATAGATCACCAATGTTCATGTAGAGATAAAGCCAAAAAATGAATTCATCGACCGCAAACAGCGTTAAATCGTTATTGTCGAGTCTTTCAACACTAACTTTTATGGACGTCAGGctgattttttgtcatttttccagAGAGACGCTTGCACTTGGGCTGCTCTCACGAGTTCCAAGGCCAGGAGTACGCTCACGCCTTCTCAAGTCTGTTTGCGAGTGTGCACCTGAACGACGACGTCTACTTCACTCTTGACGGGCATCAAGGGATAAGCCTCCTCAGGGTGGGTATTTTTGTTACGGGAGTAGGGGAGGGGAGAGGGGATAAAGGGAGCATGTATGTACTTCAGTCTTTTACCTTCGGAAATGTACAGACTAAACATTGACGTTTGTCTTCTAAGCTAATGACGTATCTTTCCTCGTGTAGGTCATCGTACACGAGGTCGCCCATGCCCTGGGGCTGCAGCACCAGCTTAGACCTAACTCCGTCATGTTGCCCAACTACCCCACCGATAACCCCAACTTCGAGATCGGAGTGGAGGACCGGAGGGCCATGCAGGACCTCGGATATGGTAAGTTTTTGGGGACTGAGATATCCCAGCTTGCTGTCGTCGTTTAAAGTATGATTTTGAGAAGGAAAACGGCTAAGAGTCTAGATCTATGTGATGTGACATGAAATGGAGATTTTGGTCGAAGACGAAATCGTAGTGCGTGTGTTCTGGTTTGGTGAATAGGATACTAGTAACTTCTCTACTCTCAAAAGTGCCGTTTTTTACATGAATATTCATACAACGGGTAAGACTCGCTTAATTGATAGGAAAATATGCCACATGGAGATAATTGCACTCACGTGGTACAGTTACTACAGTAGGCGCTTCTGGCGTTGTTCAGAGATGGATTtcggacgtttttttttctcttgacTTCATGAAACCCTCATTCGTTTCGATTAATCGATGAACACGATAACTTTGGCGCACGTGTTGTACGATCAGCTAACAGCCCCAAGCAAAGTACTTCGATTTTCACCAGTCAGTGATCGAGCTTTGGCGGCAGTGTTTAGATAAGAGATGAAACGGCTGTCAGGTGGTGGAAGATTACGTCATCAGAGATCGCGCGTGTGGTTCTAAAGGCCACCTCCCAGAACCTTTTGTGTCGCCGCTAAAAATGTTACCAAAAAATCAATAATCGCTCGCTGGAAGTGATCTTTTGAAAATACGTCACGATAACGCTGCCTTCGGATCCCACACTTATTGTATTAACAACGTTTCGCCAACAGAACAGCCTGCAGCTGTTTTGTTACTGCATCTCTGGGCGTTTCAATGACGCTATATCCTGATCCCGAATGTGGCGTGAATAGCCATGGGCTGAAATCAGCACTCTTCGCTAACTCTTGTACTCGGTTTCTTTGACACGTCACAGGCAAAAAAATGTATCACAAAAACCAAGAGGACTGGATAGATGATAGTTGGTTAGAGGGTACAGCATTATATGTACAACTAACTGTATGTTCACTTTGAACGTGTTCCTATGGACGTCAGCAAATATTTACCATACAATAGGAAGTAAGGCACATAGCCCAGCCCATGTTATATCGGCTTACGCTTGCTTGTGTTGCAGCACGCTTATATGTTTCATATTGGGACATCAGACAACCTAAATATTTTACCTGTTTTACAGGACAATGCGAGGAGCAGTTCGACACTGTGTTCGACTGGCTGCGACCAAGGAAAGACGAGAACGGCTACACGACTGGAGTCTCGTACAACACGTACTTCTTCTTCGACGGTCGCTACTGGATGTACGAAAACTCCCAGGGGCGAACACGTTACGGGGATCCCCGTGTCATCCGCAAGGGGTGGGAGGGCATCGCGTCACGGAAGATCGACGGGATCCTCCACGTCTTGAATAGGTTCTGGGAcgtcctcttcttcttctcaggTAAGGTTTCATTTATGTAGAAACAATGGTGTTGATATGCGAACAGACGGACGTGGAGAAATTACTGACGCATGGGCGTGGAGAAAGAGAAGATGGGCATGTGGAGAGATGTATGGACGGACAGAAAATGGGGCGGAAGGGAAATGAAGAAAGAAGATAGAATTGAAAGTTAACAACGGCACATTAAGGAAATAAAAGAGCCATAACAAATCATCCACGGAATGCCATTGTTTAAGAAACACCCGTTGACTGCCCACCTGATTCCATGTATTGTTTGTTCTGCCCAGGTGATTCCTACTACCAGTACGACAGCGAGCGAGACCAGATCTACACACACGACGCCCACGGAAACCCCTTCCCCAACCTCATCAGCTACGGATTTCCCGGCATCCCCGACAACATCGACACCGTCTACTACAACAGAAGTGCCGGCTACACCTACTTTTTTAAGGATCATCTGGTGAGTACTCATAAAACCGTATCATTAATACAGTTATACACAGGCCTTTAGGTATATTGAATACCTACCAGCTCTATCTAGCGCTAGCTACTAGTGTGTCGTAAGAACAAACCTTCGGTTTTAAAATCTTCCACTTTATCTCGGGTAGATGCTAGTTGATACATAAAGTTGAGGTTTCATATTCTCTGAAAAAGTCATAACATCcatatgaaatgttttaaaacattcaaagttcactattacaatttgaatgtatatggatatgtatatgaatatgaatatgtacatgtaaatggttCATTAAGCTCGTATGTAAGGTTTGTATGGCTACTTTTTCACTGACAGTGGTCTAGCGAAAGAAAGCTGTCTAATTAAGGCAATTGCGTTGACAGGAAAGTAAAGTGATCATAGCATAGTATTTCACAGTTAAAAGGTCgaaataaaacatcaaaatacatgttttgttgAACGCACATGATAGAAAATTCGGTATCAATGTCTGTCGTAGGGCTATTTTGACACAGTAACTTGGTGTGTACTTAGAATAGCATTGCTCTCCGTTCCAGGTGTACCAGTACGAGATCGAGCGGCAGAGAGTGAGCCCGGGCTTTCCCAAGGAAATCAGCGTTCTATACCCCGGAGTGCCCAACAACCTGGACGCCGCCTACTACTCCTACTACCACAAGACCACGTTTTTCATAAAAGGGTTAGAATACTGGGGTATTTCTGGCAACAACGGACCGATAGTCGGACCGTTTACGGTCAACCAGCGGTGGAGAGACATCTGTAACGTGTGGATGTGGGATCTGGACGGGTAGTGAGCACTTCCGTTCTGCAGATTCGCTGCAAACGTACGTGGGAAACGTTTTGAGATCAATAGTGatatttgttttcttgaacGTTTGGAGcgtttttgcagtttttttgcTCAGTCTACTATCCGTAGGCTGTACAAAATGAAGGCTTTAGGGCGAAATAGTATCATTTCGGAAACACGTGCAGACAAACTACTAGACCTCTTCCTTCCATATTGTAGTTGTAGTTTGGGCTTAGGAAACTTCTCTCAtgacaaaattcagctgtattCTTTATTGGCCACTACGAAAGCTTTACTACAGTTCTATCATGTTGTGCCGAAAATGAACTTCTCTTCGCTCGCATAGTTTCCGGGAGAGGCCCAGGCCAGGCGGAAATATCTCTCCTGTTCAGTCCATGTCCTAGTACGGGGCATTTTTGTGCAATACAGGTTTCACAAAGAAATCGGTCGATTTGATAGAAAACTCAGTTGTCTCAGAGACATGCAGGATATGTGTGCATGGTGAGTTGTAGTGTTTTATAACGAGTGAATAGTTTCTACACTCCAACGAGGGTCGTTACCCACAGGTATATAcggtgtgttttcctgtgtgCTATTGATAAAAAAGTATTctacttttacatgtaggttCACGATAACATCATCCAAGCACATTGTAGTTCAGAGAACGAAGTTTTAGATAAAAAATCTTGTCACAAAATCATTTCTTTGTTGGCTAAAAATGTCAACCATAGACACACGGAGGTACTTGTGCCCCGGGCCATTGAGATGGGTCGCCTTACCCACTTTTTTGCTATCTCAGGAATACGTGTAATCATGTACGTGTAATTTATACCACATATATTTTGATAatgatgtattttgtatatttaaAATATCTGCCTCCCTGTTGTGATAATGCAAGTTCAAACGAATATCATATTTATAGCCGTGGATATTGGTGAAGGGCACACGACATTTGTCATGCGTGAGTTCAAGTGAGTCTGTGGGTCATGTGTAAGACTTCTGAGACCCTAGACACCATGAGGACTCCTACAGGAGTGACAATAACACGCTGTGTGGACCCTTCTGGACCACAGGGATAGATGCACTGTTGGTGTTGAAGTGTACAATACGGGGTTATATCGGGGGAAATGATAAAGTTGTGTGTATAATTGAGAGTGGGCAAGGCTCATTCCCCCTTCTGAAGGGCTGTGTATAGATTTGTCTGTTATCGTATATGACTATGAGTGATTTACTAGTCTTTTTGTACAAAGGACACGATTATGAGCGAGAAAACCTATGTATGTACGGATGAAACAGTCTTAGACGTACCGTAAACAGTTTCAAATCTTTTACGTAAGAACCCGACAAGTGAGCGTTGGTAGTATACCGGTTCAAAGATGCCCTGTGCAATAGTGCCTGCGGAAAGACAATCACACAGAAAATCATTCTCCAAgttctgtttctgtagcagaaGTCTGCAGGGCGGTGTAGGGGGCGCGGTCAAACAAGGAGCCCGCCCATATGACAACAACGACGTTTCAAGTTCATACTTTTCGACGTTAGCTTCTTTCCTTCGCTTATGGGTTCTTTTCTTATAGTTCTTATATCACAGCTTAAATTATTCTCTAAGATATTATCTAGAGAGCTTTTATTTCAAATGACAACCGACTggttacatgttgtacatgttcaAGTTGGGCAAAGAAAACGTCTTATGTCTTTTGTTAAATAGTATTTTAAGAGTAATACTTCTATATTTCATCGATTGTACAAAGCGTCATGCAATGTTGTGTATCGCATACTAGTATtctaaaataataaaacaagtcGAAAATATCAATACCGACGTGTGACTCTTTTCTCTCTGATAAGATGTAGGAACACT
The sequence above is drawn from the Branchiostoma floridae strain S238N-H82 chromosome 4, Bfl_VNyyK, whole genome shotgun sequence genome and encodes:
- the LOC118415029 gene encoding matrix metalloproteinase-21-like, which codes for MNVFRITRLSPPRPNFTTTVACLLRHVYAFVTLFLLVSEADRVPGRRGGIGHNVHMLNNQPIRSEVEAASYLRKLGWFKPVDWEPVVVQSAREGEPFLEPADIAPDLFSDDFDPSMMVEEAEGMGRDGEPTETVDESISKEELAMAVRKFQEENNLTVTGELDDETLNRMNQPRCGNPDKTLAKNLTTLTLGELLTGSANKGNTSSNDSSNAAEDASAGHERRRRSVLEKWKERQQQHRTKDKRGYFPGNVITWRLMQEGFSMQMEQEMQRVVIHQAFRMWSEVMKPIFKEDTHSLRVDDVDIVIAFGKDLSNIAAPNERRLHLGCSHEFQGQEYAHAFSSLFASVHLNDDVYFTLDGHQGISLLRVIVHEVAHALGLQHQLRPNSVMLPNYPTDNPNFEIGVEDRRAMQDLGYGQCEEQFDTVFDWLRPRKDENGYTTGVSYNTYFFFDGRYWMYENSQGRTRYGDPRVIRKGWEGIASRKIDGILHVLNRFWDVLFFFSGDSYYQYDSERDQIYTHDAHGNPFPNLISYGFPGIPDNIDTVYYNRSAGYTYFFKDHLVYQYEIERQRVSPGFPKEISVLYPGVPNNLDAAYYSYYHKTTFFIKGLEYWGISGNNGPIVGPFTVNQRWRDICNVWMWDLDG